A genomic region of Alnus glutinosa chromosome 11, dhAlnGlut1.1, whole genome shotgun sequence contains the following coding sequences:
- the LOC133882045 gene encoding serine/arginine-rich splicing factor SC35-like, producing the protein MSHFGRTGPPDIADTYSLLVLNITFRTTADDLFPYFDKYGKVVDIFIPRNRRTGDSRGFAFVRYKYADEAQKAVERLDGKVVDGREITVQFAKYGPNAERIQKGRIIESFPKSRSRSPRRRSRDDYRDRDYRRRSRSRSFDRYDRDRYGRDRDIRHRSRSRSVSPDYHKARGRGRYDDERQSRSRSRSRSRSRSINSASPARHSPSPRRSPSPRRSRSLRDESPDRRSRDRRSPIPRSVSPRGRPADSRSQSPRKSDDE; encoded by the exons ATGTCGCACTTCGGAAGGACAGGCCCTCCGGACATCGCAGACACCTATTCTCTCCTTGTCCTCAACATCACCTTTC GTACGACTGCAGATGATCTATTCCCGTATTTTGATAAGTACGGCAAGGTCGTGGATATCTTTATCCCCAGGAATCGGAG GACTGGTGACTCAAGGGGCTTTGCATTTGTGCGGTACAAATACGCTGATGAGGCACAGAAAGCAGTGGAAAGGCTAGATG GAAAAGTTGTTGATGGTCGAGAGATAACAGTTCAGTTTGCCAAATATGGGCCAAATGCAGAGCGGAT TCAGAAAGGGAGGATTATTGAATCGTTCCCAAAGTCAAGAAGTCGCAGTCCTCGGAGAAG GTCCCGGGATGACTACAGAGATCGTGATTACAGGAGAAGAAGCCGCAGTCGAAGTTTTGATAGGTATGATCGTGACAGGTATGGGAGGGACAGGGATATTCGTCACCGGAGCAGGAGCCGTAGTGTGAGTCCTGATTACCATAAGGCCCGAGGAAGAGGCCGTTATGATGATGAGCGCCAAAGCCGAAGCCGAAGTCGAAGTCGAAGTCGGAGTCGATCAATCAATAG TGCATCACCTGCTCGGCATAGCCCTAGTCCTCGCAGAAGTCCTTCCCCACGTAGGTCTCGGTCTCTTAGGGATGAAAGTCCTGATAGGCGTAGCCGCGATAGACGGTCCCCAATTCCTCGTAGTGTTTCGCCTAGGGGTCGTCCTGCTGATTCTCGAAGCCAATCCCCTCGGAAGTCGGATGAT GAATGA